In Plasmodium chabaudi chabaudi strain AS genome assembly, chromosome: 10, a single genomic region encodes these proteins:
- a CDS encoding perforin-like protein 1: protein MKKRNIKKSLPVLFILLCIYQQYFINSIRISVRHNKNHRDKNNEDKFNKNMELGSMGSPINILCSGILCNTGNNISFVNQKKNEKDSDSDLYDMLDDDASTSAGDDEDDEDDYDDYTDDKNAEIKDEKQNEQIDKTDEKKDKKGTFSIKKKEDEINENKNKTEQFFKKYKFNDADSEEDDDESDTTDETLDSSTPNSPEEDTTTGNVIDKHMAVFPGLYFVGIGYDILFGNPLGETDSLSDPGYRAQIYLLNWEFSNHGIANDLHTLQPINAWIRKENACSRVESINECSSVSEYTKNLSVDVSVSGSYMGFGSFSASTGYKKFINEVSKRTSKTYFIKSNCIKYTIGLPPYVPWEQTTAYMNAVGILPKEFTGLNEDSECAPDVYEQKKMTKQCKNVHQWIQFFKTYGTHIIVEAQLGGKITKIINVSNTAVNQMKKDGVSVKAQIQAQFGFASVGGSTSVSSDNSSKNDNSSYDMSEKLVVIGGNPIKDVTKEENLYEWSKTVSSNPMPIHIKLLPIYKSFDSEELKESYEQAVLYYTRLYGTSPHGTIQKDENDIIKILTASTTITKIGAPPITAECPHNQVVLFGYVLKQNFWDNTSKLKGYDIEICESGLNSCTSKQGSTNKYDVSYLYIECGTQVMAFSDQVITTSNTTYNTIKCPNDYTIIFGFGFSSSSGKGVSAMHTHITSCRPGMKSCSLNMGNSNDKNYMYLVCVDATIWSGINELSIVAKDDFHGAVDRSKQFNDGQLVLNCQENGTILTGFAGETHTSSPYVKSPFSKCLKNLKSCSVHGSGQSIGYTNYKSLFSIILCKNGE, encoded by the exons atgaaaaaacgaaatataaaaaagtcATTGcctgttttatttattttattatgtatatatcaaCAATACTTTATAAATTCCATACGGATCTCGGTTCGCCATAACAAGAACCATagagataaaaataatgaagataaatttaataaaaatatggaattAGGGTCCATGGGAAGTcctattaatattttatgcagTGGCATATTATGCAATACtggaaataatatttcatttgttaaccaaaaaaaaaacgaaaaagaTAGTGACAGCGATTTATATGATATGCTTGACGATGATGCATCTACTTCTGCAG gtGATGATGAGGATGATGAAGATGATTATGACGATTATAcagatgataaaaatgctgaaataaaagatgaaaaacaaaatgagcAGATAGATAAAACCGATGAAA agAAAGATAAGAAAGGAACATTtagcattaaaaaaaaggaagacgaaataaatgaaaataaaaataaaacagagcaattttttaaaaagtataaatttaatgatGCAGATAGCGAAGAAGATGATGATGAATCAGATACAACTGATGAAACTCTTGACAGCTCTACACCAAATAGCCCTGAAGAAGATACAACTACAGGAAATGTAATTGACAAGCATATGGCTGTATTCCCtggattatattttgtaggTATAGGATATGATATTCTCTTTGGAAATCCATTAGGAGAAACAGATTCATTATCTGACCCCGGATACAGAGctcaaatttatttgttaaattGGGAATTTAGTAATCATGGAATTGCAAATGATTTGCATACATTACAACCAATAAATGCATGGATAAGGAAAGAAAATGCATGCAGTAGAGTTGAATCG ATAAACGAATGTTCTAGTGTCTCagaatatacaaaaaatttgtCGGTAGATGTGAGCGTATCTGGAAGTTATATGGGATTTGGATCTTTTTCAGCATCAACTggatacaaaaaatttattaatgagGTTTCTAAAAGAACAtcaaaaacatattttataaagtCAAACTGTATAAAATACACAATTGGTTTACCACCTTATGTTCCttg GGAACAGACAACGGCCTATATGAATGCAGTAGGTATTCTTCCAAAGGAATTCACCGGATTGAATGAAGATAGTGAGTGTGCACCAGATgtatatgaacaaaaaaagatgaCTAAGCAATGCAAAAATGTGCACCAATGgattcaattttttaaaacatatggTACACATATAATCGTTGAGGCACAATTAg gTGGTAAAATAacgaaaattataaatgtatCTAATACAGCAGTGAaccaaatgaaaaaagatGGAGTAAGTGTAAAAGCACAAATACAAGCCCAATTTGGTTTTGCAAGCGTAGGAGGATCTACATCTGTAAGTTCAGATAATTcatcaaaaaatgataacaGTTCATATGACATGAGTGAAAAATTAGTTGTTATTGGAGGGAATCCAATTAAAGATGTAACAAAGgaagaaaatttatatgaatggTCAAAAACTGTTTCGTCAAACCCCATGccaatacatataaaattattgccAATTTATAAAAGTTTTGATTCTgaagaattaaaagaatCATATGAACAGGCAGTTTTGTATTATACTAGATTATATGGAACATCTCCACATGGAACTATACAAAAAGATGAGAATgacataattaaaata CTAACCGCGTCAACTACAATTACTAAAATTGGTGCCCCCCCTATAACCGCAGAATGCCCACACAACCAAGTTGTTTTATTCGGATATgtattaaaacaaaatttttggGATAATACATCAAAACTAAAAGGCTATGACATAGAAATTTGTGAATCTGGTTTAAATAGTTGTACATCGAAACAAGGAAgcacaaataaatatgatgtaTCTTATCTTTATATTGAATGTGGAACACAAGTTATGGCGTTTTCAGATCAAGTAATAACTACCAGCAATACAACGTATAATACGATAAAATGCCCCAATGATTATACGATTATTTTCGGATTTGGATTTTCATCTTCATCGGGAAAAGGAGTTTCAGCTATGCACACCCACATTACATCATGTAGACCAG GTATGAAAAGTTGTTCGCTAAATATGGGAAACTCAAATGACAAAAATTACATGTACCTTGTTTGTGTCGATGCAACAATATGGTCAGGTATAAATGAACTATCCATTGTAGCAAAAGATGATTTCCATGGCGCAGTTGATAGATCAAAACAATTTAATGACGGACAATTAGTTCTAAACTGCCAAGAAAATGGTACGATATTAACTGGATTTGCAGGAGAAACACATACATCTAGCCCATACGTAAAATCACCATTTTCAAAATGTTTAAAGAATTTAAAATCATGTTCAGTACATGGTTCAGGTCAATCAATAGGATACACCAATTataaatcattattttctattattctttgtaaaaatggtgaataa